From one Lysinibacillus sp. G4S2 genomic stretch:
- a CDS encoding GNAT family N-acetyltransferase, which produces MSLIVREALVSDAEKMLKIQLQVLTEQKYLLTTLEEFNQTVEEQEKWIEQKQVNERDVIFVAELEGEIVGWLMFQSPPRKRISHTGSFGMMVDSNIRGQGIGTLLLTKLIDWATVNPFIEKVCLGVFSTNENAIKLYQKMGFLEEGRKVREVKLDNDEYIDDILMYRFVK; this is translated from the coding sequence ATGAGTCTAATAGTGAGAGAAGCATTAGTTTCTGATGCAGAAAAAATGTTGAAAATTCAACTGCAAGTTTTAACAGAACAGAAATATTTATTAACCACACTAGAAGAATTTAATCAAACTGTTGAAGAGCAAGAGAAATGGATTGAACAAAAACAGGTGAATGAACGTGATGTGATTTTCGTTGCTGAATTAGAAGGAGAAATAGTGGGGTGGTTAATGTTTCAATCGCCACCAAGAAAACGAATTTCCCATACAGGATCATTTGGGATGATGGTCGATTCCAACATAAGGGGTCAAGGAATAGGTACTTTATTGTTAACTAAGTTAATTGATTGGGCAACTGTTAATCCATTTATTGAGAAAGTTTGTTTAGGTGTTTTTTCAACAAATGAAAATGCCATTAAACTATATCAGAAAATGGGCTTTCTTGAAGAAGGTCGTAAAGTTAGAGAAGTAAAATTAGACAATGATGAATACATAGACGACATTTTGATGTATAGATTTGTAAAATAA
- a CDS encoding phosphotransferase, with amino-acid sequence MILVQKILELLNTIYSVDLIKVESVTDEMFRCIAEDGDYFARITNYKSFDEQLEEVNYTNFLFKEGLGVSPTIASINGKAIEKITLENKEVLIVLYKSAPGVHLPRNEWNAEILKELGRQMGKLHRISKKFEEIHPIRYINDWHDNEEYAFLKYIPKEECAIRDIAKEVLSSIKKIPKNNSNYGLLHGDLWLENILVDNDSNLTMVDFQDCEKHFYIFDLAVPIYSALEYSFVGGGNIVEYGRSITKAIIEGYQEENELSSEMLDKLPLFIKLKEIFEYSLMHMYWDKEKLTEEQIRIMNHYRLRLELNHSIPNI; translated from the coding sequence ATAATTTTGGTACAAAAGATACTTGAACTACTTAACACAATATATTCAGTAGATTTAATTAAAGTAGAATCAGTAACTGATGAGATGTTTCGGTGCATTGCAGAAGATGGTGATTACTTTGCAAGAATTACAAACTATAAAAGTTTTGATGAACAATTAGAAGAAGTTAATTATACGAATTTCTTATTTAAAGAAGGGTTGGGTGTATCACCAACAATAGCTTCTATTAATGGTAAGGCTATAGAAAAGATAACTCTTGAAAACAAAGAAGTCTTAATTGTTCTTTATAAATCGGCTCCTGGTGTACATCTACCAAGAAATGAATGGAATGCAGAAATATTAAAAGAATTAGGTAGGCAAATGGGTAAATTACATCGTATATCCAAGAAGTTTGAAGAAATACATCCAATTAGATATATCAACGATTGGCATGATAACGAAGAATATGCCTTTCTCAAATATATTCCTAAAGAAGAATGTGCTATTAGAGATATTGCAAAAGAGGTTTTATCATCTATAAAAAAAATACCAAAAAATAATTCGAATTATGGATTGTTACACGGCGATTTATGGTTAGAAAACATTTTGGTTGATAATGATTCGAATTTGACGATGGTTGATTTTCAAGATTGTGAGAAGCATTTTTATATTTTTGATTTAGCAGTTCCAATTTACAGTGCGTTGGAGTATTCGTTTGTAGGTGGAGGTAACATAGTTGAATATGGGCGAAGTATTACAAAAGCAATCATCGAAGGATACCAAGAGGAAAATGAACTATCCTCAGAAATGTTAGATAAACTTCCTTTATTTATTAAATTAAAAGAAATATTTGAATACAGTTTGATGCACATGTACTGGGACAAAGAAAAACTAACTGAAGAACAGATAAGAATAATGAACCATTATAGATTGAGACTTGAATTAAATCATTCCATTCCAAATATTTAA
- the hemL gene encoding glutamate-1-semialdehyde 2,1-aminomutase: MARSYEKSKQAYAEAINLMPGGVSSPVRAFKSVNMDPIFMESGHGAIIKDIDGNEYIDYVLSWGPLILGHTHPEVVQAIAETAAKGSSFGAPSYTENRLAKLVLDRLPGMEMIRFVSSGTEATMSALRVARGVTGRDKILKFEGSYHGHGDSLLIKAGSGVATLGLPDSPGVPADIARNTLTVAYNDLEGAKQVFEKFGSELAAVIVEPVAGNMGVVPPQPGFLQGLRELTKEHGALLIFDEVMTGFRVDYGCAQGYFDVTPDMTTLGKVIGGGLPVGAFAGKKEIMEQVAPAGPIYQAGTLSGNPLAMTAGYETLSRLDNSTYEYFKKLGDQLEAGFREAATKYNIPHTVNRAGSMIGFFFTNEDVIDFASAKTSDLQLFAEYFRLMAEEGIFLPPSQFEGLFISTAHTEEHIAKTVEAFHKVFAQLAK; this comes from the coding sequence ATGGCGCGTTCTTACGAAAAATCAAAACAAGCATATGCTGAAGCAATTAACTTAATGCCAGGAGGCGTAAGTAGCCCAGTACGTGCATTCAAATCCGTAAATATGGATCCAATCTTCATGGAATCTGGTCACGGTGCTATTATTAAAGACATTGATGGCAATGAATATATTGACTATGTATTATCGTGGGGACCTCTAATTCTAGGTCATACGCATCCAGAAGTTGTACAAGCAATTGCAGAAACAGCAGCGAAAGGCTCTTCGTTTGGAGCACCAAGCTACACAGAAAATCGATTAGCCAAATTAGTGTTAGATCGACTACCTGGTATGGAAATGATTCGCTTCGTTTCTTCTGGGACAGAGGCTACAATGTCTGCTTTACGCGTGGCTCGTGGTGTGACAGGGCGCGATAAAATTTTAAAATTTGAGGGCTCATATCACGGTCATGGAGATTCCTTGCTAATCAAGGCTGGCTCTGGGGTAGCTACATTAGGCCTACCTGACAGCCCTGGTGTCCCAGCGGATATTGCACGTAATACATTGACAGTAGCGTACAATGACTTAGAAGGGGCGAAACAAGTTTTCGAAAAGTTTGGTTCAGAACTTGCGGCAGTAATTGTTGAGCCAGTCGCAGGAAATATGGGCGTTGTTCCTCCACAACCAGGCTTCCTACAAGGCTTACGTGAATTAACAAAGGAACATGGAGCACTGTTGATTTTTGATGAAGTTATGACAGGTTTCCGTGTTGACTATGGCTGTGCACAAGGGTATTTTGATGTAACACCAGATATGACAACGTTAGGAAAAGTAATTGGCGGTGGACTTCCTGTTGGCGCATTTGCAGGGAAAAAGGAAATTATGGAGCAGGTAGCACCAGCTGGTCCAATTTATCAAGCTGGTACATTGTCAGGGAATCCATTAGCAATGACAGCTGGCTATGAAACATTATCTCGCCTTGATAATAGCACTTATGAATATTTCAAAAAGCTAGGTGATCAATTAGAGGCTGGTTTCCGAGAAGCAGCCACGAAATACAATATTCCGCATACTGTAAATCGTGCTGGTTCAATGATAGGTTTCTTCTTTACGAATGAAGATGTTATTGATTTTGCTTCAGCAAAAACGTCTGATTTACAATTATTCGCTGAATACTTCCGTCTAATGGCAGAGGAAGGTATTTTCTTACCGCCATCTCAATTTGAAGGTTTATTCATTTCTACTGCACATACGGAGGAGCATATCGCAAAAACGGTTGAAGCCTTTCATAAAGTATTTGCACAATTAGCAAAATAA
- the hemB gene encoding porphobilinogen synthase: MTKLQFQRHRRLRANAAIRSMVKETYLHKEDLIYPIFVMEGENIKNEVPSMPGVFQFSLDKLEAEIDEVVALGIPAVILFGLPAEKDAVGTGAFHDHGIVQEATRIIKARYPELLIIADTCLCEFTDHGHCGLIEGDQILNDPSLDVLARTAVSQAKAGADIIAPSNMMDGFVAAIRAGLDEAGFENVPIMSYAVKYASSYYGPFRDAADGAPQFGDRKSYQMDPSNRMEAFREAESDIAEGADFLIVKPALSYLDIIRDVKNNYTLPIVAYNVSGEYAMIKAAAINGWIEEKKVVLETLLGMKRAGSDLIITYHAKDVARWLEEK, translated from the coding sequence ATGACAAAATTACAATTTCAAAGACATCGTCGTTTGCGTGCAAATGCTGCAATTCGATCAATGGTAAAAGAAACATACTTACACAAAGAGGATTTAATTTATCCAATTTTCGTTATGGAAGGCGAAAATATCAAAAACGAAGTACCTTCTATGCCAGGCGTTTTTCAATTTTCATTAGATAAACTTGAAGCTGAGATTGATGAAGTTGTTGCTTTAGGTATACCTGCTGTTATTTTGTTTGGCTTACCTGCAGAAAAAGATGCAGTCGGAACTGGTGCATTCCATGATCATGGTATTGTGCAAGAAGCAACACGAATTATTAAAGCTCGCTACCCAGAGCTTTTAATCATTGCAGATACATGCTTATGTGAGTTTACAGACCATGGTCATTGTGGCTTAATTGAAGGTGATCAAATTTTAAACGATCCTTCATTAGATGTTTTAGCACGTACAGCAGTATCACAAGCAAAAGCTGGTGCAGATATCATTGCTCCATCTAATATGATGGATGGATTTGTTGCTGCAATTCGTGCAGGCTTAGACGAAGCAGGCTTTGAAAATGTACCGATTATGTCATATGCTGTAAAGTATGCATCTAGCTACTATGGCCCATTCCGAGATGCAGCTGATGGTGCACCTCAATTTGGTGATCGTAAATCATACCAAATGGATCCATCGAATCGTATGGAAGCATTCCGTGAAGCAGAGTCGGATATTGCAGAGGGTGCAGATTTCTTAATTGTTAAGCCAGCTCTAAGCTATTTAGATATAATTCGTGATGTGAAAAATAACTATACATTACCGATTGTTGCATACAACGTTTCTGGTGAATATGCAATGATCAAAGCAGCAGCTATTAATGGCTGGATTGAAGAGAAAAAAGTAGTGCTTGAAACATTACTTGGTATGAAACGAGCAGGCTCTGATTTAATCATTACGTATCATGCTAAAGATGTTGCACGTTGGTTGGAGGAGAAATAA
- a CDS encoding uroporphyrinogen-III synthase yields MQNNLPLEGKTIILTGTSKTTTIIDDITALGGQAIITPLIETCELIDKNDDVHLELARQFEWLIFTSQNAVDAFASKMKRFNLSTENFQVKIASIGTKTTTALEKLGFHVSFMPSIFSADVFVKEFPNVAGSNPTCLFIRGEKAKKTLKEGLPFNLKEWTVYETIERHDQIQVIIDCIRTNSDVTVIFASPSAVDVYAMDVASVIGWKAARVAAIGHITEAAILNHGATVDVMPSVYTMQAVFEEITKVGE; encoded by the coding sequence ATGCAAAATAATTTACCTTTAGAAGGTAAAACGATTATTTTGACAGGTACATCTAAGACGACAACAATTATAGATGACATTACTGCTTTAGGTGGCCAAGCAATAATTACCCCATTGATTGAAACTTGCGAGCTTATCGATAAAAACGATGATGTGCATTTAGAGCTTGCTCGTCAATTTGAATGGCTCATTTTTACGAGTCAAAATGCCGTAGATGCTTTTGCTAGTAAAATGAAACGTTTTAATTTGAGTACAGAGAATTTTCAAGTAAAGATTGCTTCAATTGGAACTAAAACTACTACAGCTTTAGAAAAGCTAGGATTTCATGTGAGCTTTATGCCTTCTATATTTAGTGCAGATGTATTTGTCAAAGAATTTCCTAACGTAGCAGGTAGTAATCCTACTTGTCTATTTATTCGTGGTGAAAAAGCGAAAAAGACATTGAAGGAAGGGCTACCCTTTAATTTGAAGGAATGGACAGTTTATGAAACGATTGAGCGACACGATCAAATACAAGTAATTATTGATTGTATCCGTACGAATAGCGACGTCACAGTGATTTTTGCTAGTCCTTCCGCTGTTGATGTCTATGCAATGGATGTAGCTTCGGTAATTGGTTGGAAGGCAGCACGTGTGGCAGCGATCGGTCATATTACAGAAGCGGCTATTTTAAATCACGGTGCGACTGTGGATGTTATGCCGAGCGTATATACAATGCAAGCAGTCTTCGAGGAAATAACGAAAGTAGGAGAATAA
- the hemC gene encoding hydroxymethylbilane synthase, with amino-acid sequence MRKIIVGSRRSKLALTQTNWFINELKAAGVPFEFEVKEIVTKGDQILDVQLSKVGGKGLFVKEIEQALYDKEIDFAVHSMKDMPAILPEGLVIGCIPPREDARDAFISKGHVKFADLPAGAVVGTSSLRRSAQLLTVRPDIEIKWIRGNVDTRLAKLETEEYDAIILAAAGLKRLGWSDDVVTEFLPVEDCLPAVAQGSLGIECREDDTELLAELGKLTDSITWQEAHAERAFLAAMDGGCQVPIAGYAKSNGEEITLTGLVAAPDASVVYKETVVGTDADVVGKELAEILTKQGAFELIQRVKAEQDAK; translated from the coding sequence TTGAGAAAAATTATTGTAGGTTCTAGGAGAAGTAAGCTAGCTTTAACACAAACAAATTGGTTTATCAATGAGTTAAAAGCTGCTGGTGTACCATTTGAATTTGAAGTGAAAGAAATTGTCACGAAAGGCGACCAAATTTTAGACGTGCAGCTATCTAAAGTAGGTGGTAAAGGACTTTTCGTAAAAGAAATTGAACAAGCACTTTACGACAAAGAGATTGACTTTGCTGTTCATTCTATGAAGGACATGCCTGCAATACTGCCTGAAGGATTAGTAATTGGCTGTATTCCGCCACGTGAAGATGCGCGTGATGCATTTATTTCAAAAGGACATGTGAAATTTGCCGATCTTCCAGCAGGAGCTGTTGTTGGGACAAGTTCTCTTCGTCGCAGTGCTCAACTATTAACAGTCCGTCCAGATATAGAAATTAAATGGATTCGTGGAAATGTAGATACACGCTTAGCAAAACTTGAAACAGAAGAATACGATGCAATTATTCTTGCAGCAGCAGGGTTAAAACGCCTTGGCTGGAGCGATGATGTTGTTACTGAGTTTTTACCTGTAGAAGATTGTCTACCAGCAGTAGCACAGGGCTCTTTAGGTATTGAATGCCGTGAAGATGATACGGAGCTATTAGCAGAATTAGGCAAGTTAACAGATAGCATTACATGGCAAGAAGCGCATGCAGAACGTGCTTTCCTAGCGGCTATGGATGGTGGCTGTCAAGTACCTATCGCAGGATACGCAAAGTCTAATGGGGAAGAAATTACACTAACTGGTCTTGTTGCTGCACCAGATGCCTCAGTTGTTTACAAGGAAACAGTAGTAGGTACTGATGCGGATGTGGTTGGGAAAGAGCTTGCTGAGATTTTAACGAAGCAAGGTGCTTTTGAATTAATTCAACGAGTAAAGGCAGAGCAAGATGCAAAATAA
- the ccsA gene encoding cytochrome c biogenesis protein CcsA: MTDLTMTRLYEVMIVLYAISLVFYFTDYFYKQVRARRIAFWLVSFVWVIQGAIILLTFVETKRFPILSLSEGILFYSWLLVTLSIILHCIARVDLPVFIINILGFLFASIFTFMPKRPSGAVSDTLISEMLFIHISFAMLSYAAFTLTFVFAILYLVLYRLLKKKKWSHLWTRLPSLQQTSSWMNVSFFIGIPVLFLSLVLGVEWALLTLESLSIFDAKIIGSFIILILYCFILYVNRKSKLTGTTYAWVHIYAYILVVVNFFLGSSLSRFHLWY; this comes from the coding sequence TTGACTGATTTGACAATGACAAGGCTCTACGAAGTGATGATCGTCTTGTATGCGATCAGTCTAGTATTTTACTTTACTGATTACTTTTATAAGCAAGTACGCGCAAGGCGAATTGCTTTTTGGCTTGTTTCATTTGTATGGGTAATTCAAGGTGCCATTATATTATTAACTTTTGTGGAAACGAAGCGTTTTCCGATTTTATCCTTGTCTGAAGGGATTCTCTTTTATTCCTGGCTGCTCGTGACATTATCTATTATTTTGCACTGTATTGCACGAGTTGATCTTCCGGTGTTTATTATTAATATACTAGGGTTTTTGTTCGCTAGTATTTTTACTTTTATGCCGAAACGACCATCGGGAGCAGTAAGCGATACTTTAATTTCGGAAATGCTTTTTATTCATATATCATTTGCGATGTTATCGTATGCAGCATTTACGCTAACTTTTGTTTTTGCGATATTGTATTTAGTATTATATCGTCTGCTCAAAAAGAAAAAATGGTCACATTTATGGACAAGGTTGCCTTCATTACAGCAGACGAGTAGCTGGATGAATGTGTCATTTTTCATTGGTATTCCAGTGCTATTTTTAAGTTTAGTTTTAGGGGTTGAATGGGCACTACTAACGCTAGAAAGTCTTTCGATTTTTGATGCGAAGATTATTGGGTCCTTTATTATTTTAATATTGTATTGCTTTATATTGTATGTGAATCGTAAAAGTAAGCTGACTGGAACAACTTATGCGTGGGTACATATATACGCTTACATATTAGTTGTTGTTAACTTCTTTTTAGGAAGTAGTTTATCGCGATTCCATTTATGGTATTAG
- the hemA gene encoding glutamyl-tRNA reductase — translation MHAIVVGLNYKTAPVEIREKLSFIESELPQAMEALQKQKSILENVIVSTCNRTEIYAVVDQLHTGRHFVKQFLANWFDLPVESFSSYLTIREEDEAIEHLFKVTAGIDSMVLGETQILGQVKKSFLSGQEIGTTGTVYNQLFKQAVTFAKRAHNETAIGENAVSVSYAAVELAKKIFGSLKRKHVAILGAGKMGELAIENLYGSGVGKVTVINRTFEKAESLAAKFHGEAKSMKELQCSLLEADILITSTGATDYVIDYELMEFVERLRKGKPLFVVDIAVPRDIDPRVGDLPNVFLYDIDDLQGIVEANLAERERAAADITSMIGKEVTQFKDWVATLGVVPVISALRKKASRIQEETMISIENKMPDLTDRERKILSKHTKSIINQLLKEPILQAKEMANSSKANEQLRLFQQIFGIEDAVEAEINAMTKQELERKEHLQSSQSSTEPKYSF, via the coding sequence ATGCATGCCATCGTAGTAGGCTTGAATTATAAAACAGCGCCAGTTGAAATTCGTGAAAAGTTATCATTCATAGAGAGTGAACTACCACAGGCAATGGAAGCGCTACAAAAACAAAAAAGTATTTTAGAAAATGTGATTGTTTCGACATGTAACCGCACAGAGATTTATGCAGTAGTTGACCAATTGCATACTGGACGTCATTTTGTAAAACAATTTTTAGCAAATTGGTTCGACCTACCTGTAGAATCATTTTCTTCATATTTAACAATTCGTGAAGAAGATGAGGCAATCGAGCATTTATTTAAAGTGACAGCTGGCATTGATTCGATGGTACTTGGCGAAACTCAAATTTTAGGACAAGTAAAGAAAAGCTTCTTAAGTGGACAAGAGATTGGAACAACAGGAACGGTATACAATCAGCTATTTAAACAAGCGGTGACATTTGCGAAGCGTGCACATAATGAAACGGCTATCGGTGAGAACGCGGTATCAGTCTCTTATGCAGCAGTTGAATTAGCAAAGAAAATATTCGGATCTTTAAAACGTAAACATGTGGCAATTTTAGGTGCAGGAAAAATGGGAGAACTTGCTATTGAGAACCTTTACGGTAGCGGCGTTGGTAAAGTAACTGTTATTAACCGTACGTTCGAAAAAGCAGAAAGTCTAGCAGCTAAATTCCACGGTGAAGCAAAATCAATGAAGGAACTACAATGTTCGTTATTAGAAGCAGATATTTTAATTACCTCTACAGGTGCAACAGATTATGTTATTGACTATGAATTGATGGAATTTGTTGAACGTTTGCGTAAAGGTAAACCATTATTTGTCGTAGATATTGCAGTTCCACGTGATATTGATCCACGTGTTGGAGACTTACCAAACGTTTTCTTATATGATATAGATGATTTACAAGGCATCGTTGAAGCAAACTTAGCTGAGCGTGAACGCGCTGCGGCTGATATTACTTCAATGATTGGCAAAGAGGTTACACAATTTAAAGATTGGGTTGCGACTCTTGGCGTTGTCCCTGTCATCTCGGCTTTACGTAAAAAAGCGAGTCGTATTCAAGAAGAAACAATGATTAGTATCGAAAATAAAATGCCAGATTTAACGGATCGAGAACGTAAAATTTTAAGTAAGCATACAAAGTCTATTATTAATCAATTGTTAAAAGAACCAATTTTACAAGCTAAGGAAATGGCAAATTCATCAAAAGCAAATGAACAGTTACGTTTATTCCAACAAATTTTCGGTATTGAAGATGCTGTGGAAGCTGAAATTAATGCAATGACAAAGCAAGAGCTTGAACGCAAAGAACACTTACAGTCATCACAATCTTCTACTGAACCAAAGTACTCTTTCTAA
- a CDS encoding VWA domain-containing protein, which produces MTYAKKALISLLCFVLVLVTATPAVTQAATTINDVPTNSSKYKAISWAVDNDLLSLNNANNFLPNEQITERELVVMFAKLDKNYALTYNDSVAYNFYSDFYLPFSGTYTTANRSKAVTRGQFARIYAAFKGLDLDEPQAVQYLYTNDISTGSTGKKTFADFNPSTKLTRGDIAEFLYRGVQSGNFAVQGLKRAATGHDNDKITLPAGFMGSNSADFEVPKDNSGDFTGPKYVNNALQSIEVEKPDLIANDQDSTLITVSLKTCNGDPIPDDKSYTFRVTSSYGAKIVDTSGEAVRNVQSDGSTVSAIVIAPKLTKSVRDTISFELINNTDPAMKCLVGEKLNAQVRYSPQPEMRIDYQVYDPANTDDNGSVTPPYVPFEKLPEFFTENIINVHWIDPEEKLFSIGQQTNVTNALGQVENTYLQYGGSDKKYPALSYKNAILQFENYNISVWLFETIIKQRLKDSVNDKKTIEIMYMISDDGRPIYRIQGIDDAIASQVENINPVGSIIQLMKYMPEEKQLTLEHYDSVMKIYAIYTSLSNYDRTVLLKYQGGKLLGQVEAYKKRVEALKESADAASRPSGKDRYTKVMVTLVRPGGEPITDYQGTVKIKFNGVEKTASFVTNTSDYLDKTGGPGTAVAYFDSIIYGKSKVEATLVNKIDPRYATILKDLKDKTVTKEIFTNPYFSKNSCSLATEVAYVVDYSASMKASDQSNYRGKKMIDVIEQLKAKNNIVIETNTKATVLGEGSTENVLKKDLYKASKEKGATDIFAGVELALSKFSNDSKTSKSIIVVSDGKTSKSKMTKVLNDAKKQGVKVYTVSMGKKSQVNDAILTQLAAETGGAYYHANDNLQLHQVFQKIIDSILCKTSSSSCVNPEDLFEEATVTLRKGNITMNARIDGNCSNVAKVNVRFTSISGDVQFELTKRSDNVYMLTKPVQTMQDFKVNDEIEFVAYDKDGKIIAIKTATITN; this is translated from the coding sequence ATGACATATGCTAAAAAGGCATTAATATCACTGCTTTGTTTTGTATTAGTCTTAGTGACAGCAACTCCAGCTGTTACTCAGGCAGCTACGACAATTAATGATGTACCAACAAATAGTAGTAAATATAAAGCTATTTCATGGGCAGTTGATAATGATTTACTTTCATTGAATAACGCTAATAATTTTTTACCTAATGAACAGATAACTGAGCGAGAGCTTGTAGTAATGTTTGCAAAGCTTGATAAAAACTATGCACTAACATATAACGACAGTGTAGCCTATAATTTTTATAGTGATTTTTATTTACCGTTTAGTGGTACCTACACTACGGCTAATCGTTCAAAAGCTGTTACACGAGGACAGTTTGCACGTATATATGCTGCATTTAAAGGCTTAGATTTAGATGAGCCTCAGGCAGTTCAATATTTATACACTAACGATATTTCAACAGGAAGCACTGGCAAAAAGACATTTGCCGATTTTAATCCTTCTACAAAGCTAACTCGTGGAGATATTGCTGAATTTTTATACCGCGGTGTGCAAAGCGGCAATTTTGCTGTACAAGGGTTAAAACGTGCTGCAACAGGTCATGATAACGATAAAATTACTTTACCTGCTGGCTTTATGGGCTCAAATAGCGCCGACTTTGAAGTGCCAAAGGATAACTCCGGTGATTTTACTGGACCAAAATATGTTAATAATGCACTACAAAGTATCGAAGTTGAAAAACCAGATTTAATCGCAAATGATCAAGATTCAACGCTAATTACTGTATCTTTAAAGACTTGTAATGGAGATCCAATTCCTGATGATAAGTCTTACACATTCCGTGTAACTTCATCATATGGCGCAAAAATAGTTGACACATCTGGCGAAGCTGTTCGCAATGTACAATCAGACGGCTCAACTGTATCTGCTATTGTTATTGCACCTAAACTAACAAAATCTGTACGTGATACAATTTCGTTTGAACTTATTAACAACACAGACCCTGCTATGAAATGTCTTGTAGGTGAAAAACTAAATGCGCAGGTACGTTACTCACCTCAGCCAGAAATGCGCATTGATTACCAAGTGTATGATCCGGCAAATACTGATGATAATGGAAGTGTAACGCCTCCATATGTACCGTTTGAAAAATTACCGGAGTTCTTTACAGAAAACATCATTAACGTCCATTGGATTGATCCAGAAGAAAAGCTATTTAGTATTGGACAACAAACAAATGTAACGAATGCTTTAGGTCAAGTAGAAAATACTTATTTACAATATGGTGGCAGTGATAAAAAATATCCTGCACTAAGTTATAAAAATGCCATTTTACAATTTGAAAACTACAATATTTCAGTTTGGCTATTTGAAACGATTATTAAACAACGCTTAAAAGATTCTGTTAATGATAAAAAGACGATTGAAATTATGTATATGATTTCAGATGATGGGCGTCCGATTTATCGTATTCAAGGAATTGATGATGCGATTGCCTCACAGGTTGAGAACATTAACCCAGTTGGTTCTATTATTCAACTAATGAAATATATGCCAGAGGAAAAGCAGCTGACGCTAGAACATTATGATAGTGTGATGAAAATTTATGCTATTTATACAAGCTTGAGTAACTATGATCGAACAGTATTATTAAAATACCAAGGTGGTAAATTACTCGGTCAAGTAGAAGCCTATAAAAAACGAGTGGAAGCATTAAAGGAAAGTGCGGATGCGGCGTCAAGACCGTCTGGAAAAGATCGTTATACAAAAGTAATGGTTACATTAGTGAGACCAGGTGGAGAACCTATTACTGACTATCAAGGAACAGTAAAAATTAAATTTAACGGTGTTGAGAAAACAGCTTCATTTGTTACAAATACCTCAGATTATCTAGATAAAACAGGTGGACCTGGAACAGCTGTAGCTTACTTCGACTCAATCATTTATGGAAAATCTAAAGTTGAAGCAACGCTAGTAAATAAAATTGATCCTCGTTATGCAACAATATTGAAGGATCTAAAAGATAAAACAGTTACGAAGGAAATTTTCACTAATCCTTACTTCAGTAAAAATTCGTGTTCATTAGCAACAGAGGTTGCATACGTAGTTGATTACTCTGCTTCTATGAAAGCTAGTGACCAGTCGAATTATCGTGGTAAGAAAATGATTGACGTAATCGAACAACTAAAGGCTAAAAACAATATTGTTATTGAAACTAATACAAAAGCTACTGTACTTGGAGAAGGCAGTACTGAAAATGTATTGAAAAAAGATCTTTATAAAGCATCGAAAGAGAAGGGTGCTACAGATATTTTTGCAGGTGTAGAACTAGCACTGTCTAAATTCTCAAATGATTCGAAGACGTCGAAATCTATCATTGTCGTATCAGATGGTAAGACAAGTAAATCGAAGATGACAAAAGTACTGAACGATGCGAAGAAACAAGGCGTTAAAGTTTATACAGTAAGTATGGGCAAAAAATCACAAGTCAATGATGCGATTTTAACGCAGTTGGCTGCTGAAACTGGTGGCGCTTATTATCACGCGAATGATAATTTACAATTACATCAAGTATTCCAAAAAATTATTGACTCAATTTTATGTAAAACATCTTCTTCAAGTTGCGTAAATCCTGAAGATTTATTTGAAGAAGCGACTGTTACATTACGCAAAGGCAATATTACAATGAATGCTAGAATTGATGGAAATTGTTCAAATGTTGCAAAGGTAAATGTACGTTTCACTTCCATAAGTGGTGATGTGCAATTTGAATTGACGAAGCGTAGTGATAATGTCTATATGCTAACAAAACCAGTTCAAACAATGCAGGACTTCAAAGTGAATGATGAAATTGAATTTGTAGCATATGATAAAGACGGTAAAATCATTGCTATAAAAACTGCGACAATAACAAATTAA